A region of Sphingomonas crusticola DNA encodes the following proteins:
- the fusA gene encoding elongation factor G produces MARSHPLDMYRNIGIMAHIDAGKTTTTERILYYTGKSYKIGEVHEGTATMDWMEQEQERGITITSAATTCFWNDHRINIIDTPGHVDFTIEVERSLRVLDGAVACFDGVAGVEPQSETVWRQAEKYHVPRMCFVNKLDRTGASFERCVDMIKDRLGARPAVLYLPIGIEGGFKGLVDLVENRAIIWLEESLGAKFEYQDIPADMADAAATARSELIEMAVEQDDDIMEAYLEGTEPDTATLKKLIRKGTLNFSFVPVLCGSAFKNKGVQPLLDGVVDYLPSPLDIKDVEGLKLDGETPDSRPPRDDAPMSALAFKIMNDPFVGTLTFARIYSGKMDTASVVLNSVKDKKEKVGRMLLMHANSREDIQEAFAGDIVALAGLKDTTTGDTLCAQNAPIILERMEFPEPVIELSVEPKTKADQEKMGVALNRLAREDPSFRVSSDNESGQTIIKGMGELHLEILVDRMKREFKVEANIGAPQVAYRESLSRKVDVDYTHKKQSGGSGQFGRIKITVEPGERGQGVLFVDEVKGGNVPREYIPSVEKGIREIAATGSKIGFPIIDFTATLTDGAYHDVDSSALAFEITARGAMREAAQKSGIKILEPIMKVEVVTPEDYLGDVIGDLNSRRGQIQGTDSRGNAQVVEAMVPLANMFGYVNQLRSFTQGRAQYTMQFSHYDEVPANVAEEVVAKLA; encoded by the coding sequence ATGGCCCGCAGCCATCCGCTCGACATGTATCGCAACATCGGCATCATGGCCCACATCGATGCCGGCAAGACGACCACGACCGAGCGAATCCTGTATTATACCGGCAAGTCCTACAAGATCGGCGAGGTCCATGAGGGCACCGCCACCATGGACTGGATGGAGCAGGAGCAGGAGCGCGGGATCACGATCACGTCGGCTGCGACGACGTGCTTCTGGAACGATCACCGCATCAACATCATCGACACCCCCGGCCACGTCGACTTCACGATCGAAGTCGAGCGTTCGCTGCGCGTCCTCGACGGTGCGGTTGCCTGCTTCGACGGCGTTGCCGGCGTTGAGCCGCAGTCGGAAACCGTCTGGCGCCAGGCCGAGAAATATCACGTGCCGCGCATGTGCTTCGTCAACAAGCTCGACCGTACCGGCGCGAGCTTCGAGCGCTGCGTCGACATGATCAAGGATCGCCTGGGCGCCCGCCCGGCCGTCCTGTATCTCCCGATCGGCATCGAGGGCGGCTTCAAGGGCCTCGTCGATCTCGTCGAGAACCGTGCGATCATCTGGCTCGAAGAGTCGCTGGGTGCGAAGTTCGAATATCAGGACATCCCGGCCGACATGGCCGATGCCGCTGCCACTGCCCGTTCCGAGCTGATCGAAATGGCGGTCGAGCAGGACGACGACATCATGGAGGCGTATCTGGAGGGCACCGAGCCCGACACCGCTACCCTGAAGAAGCTGATCCGCAAGGGCACGCTCAACTTCTCGTTCGTGCCGGTGCTGTGCGGCTCGGCGTTCAAGAACAAGGGCGTGCAGCCCCTGCTGGACGGCGTCGTCGATTACCTGCCGAGCCCGCTCGACATCAAGGACGTCGAGGGTCTGAAGCTCGACGGCGAGACCCCCGATTCGCGTCCGCCGCGGGACGATGCGCCGATGTCGGCGCTCGCCTTCAAGATCATGAACGATCCGTTCGTCGGCACGCTCACCTTCGCCCGTATCTATTCGGGCAAGATGGACACCGCCTCGGTCGTGTTGAACTCGGTCAAGGACAAGAAGGAAAAGGTTGGCCGCATGCTGCTGATGCATGCCAACAGCCGCGAGGACATCCAGGAAGCGTTCGCGGGCGACATCGTCGCGCTCGCCGGTCTCAAGGATACCACCACCGGCGACACGCTCTGCGCGCAAAATGCTCCGATCATCCTCGAGCGGATGGAATTCCCCGAGCCCGTGATCGAGCTGTCGGTGGAGCCGAAGACCAAGGCCGACCAGGAAAAGATGGGCGTCGCGCTCAATCGCCTGGCCCGCGAAGATCCGTCGTTCCGCGTGTCTTCGGACAATGAGAGCGGCCAGACCATCATCAAGGGAATGGGCGAGCTCCATCTCGAGATCCTGGTCGATCGCATGAAGCGCGAGTTCAAGGTCGAGGCGAACATCGGTGCGCCGCAGGTGGCCTATCGCGAATCGCTCAGCCGCAAGGTCGATGTCGATTACACCCACAAGAAGCAGTCGGGTGGCTCGGGTCAGTTCGGCCGCATCAAGATCACGGTCGAGCCGGGCGAGCGCGGCCAGGGCGTCCTGTTCGTCGACGAGGTCAAGGGCGGCAACGTTCCGCGCGAATATATCCCGTCGGTCGAGAAGGGCATCCGCGAGATCGCCGCGACCGGATCGAAGATCGGCTTCCCGATCATCGATTTCACCGCCACGCTGACTGACGGCGCCTACCATGACGTCGACTCGTCGGCGCTGGCGTTCGAAATCACTGCCCGCGGCGCGATGCGCGAAGCGGCCCAGAAGTCGGGCATCAAGATCCTCGAGCCGATCATGAAGGTCGAGGTCGTGACGCCGGAAGATTATCTGGGCGACGTCATCGGTGACTTGAACAGCCGCCGCGGACAGATCCAGGGCACCGACAGCCGGGGCAATGCCCAGGTGGTCGAGGCGATGGTCCCGCTAGCGAACATGTTCGGCTACGTGAACCAGCTCCGCTCCTTCACCCAGGGGCGCGCGCAGTACACAATGCAGTTCAGCCATTACGACGAGGTTCCCGCGAACGTCGCCGAAGAGGTGGTCGCAAAGCTGGCATAA